From the bacterium genome, the window CAACAGGAATCAGAACAGTGGATTCACTTGATCGAACGCGCTGGAAAAATGGGGTTAGGCACCGCGTATGTCGCCGGCTTCAAGTGGGCGCTCGAACAAGGGTACGAACGCATTTTCGAGATGGATGCCGACTTGTCGCATAATCCGGCGGAAATTCCCAATTTCCTGTTTGCTGCCGAGTCTGCTGATTTAGTGATCGGCTCGCGTTACTGCCAAGGAGTAAATGTCGTCAATTGGCCGTTAACCCGGTTACTTCTGTCCTACGGTGCATCGATTTACACCAGAATGATAACCGGAATGCCGGTGAAAGACCCTACCGGTGGGTTTAAGTGTTTCCGCCGCGAAGTCCTCGAAGCGATTAATCTGAATGGAATTCACTCGAATGGGTACAGCTTCCAAATTGAGTTGAATTTCAAAACCTGGCGCAAGAAATTTAACATCACCGAGATTCCTATCATCTTTATCGACCGTGCCGTTGGTAACTCGAAAATGTCGAAAGCGATTGTCCGGGAAGCAGTATGGATGGTCTGGCGGCTCCGGCTTCAAGCAATGTTTGGTAAACTGTAGGATCCTACGTGCAACCAGACGTCTCGGTCGTTATTGTCAATTACAACGTCCGATATCTCCTCGAACAGTGCTTGCATTCCTTGCGGCACGGGCAACACGCGCTTTCTCAGGAAATATTTGTCGTCGACAACGCCT encodes:
- a CDS encoding polyprenol monophosphomannose synthase is translated as MVVVPTYNEIENIDRLLNMVKQLNYGVHVLFVDDGSPDGTAKRIQYWQQQESEQWIHLIERAGKMGLGTAYVAGFKWALEQGYERIFEMDADLSHNPAEIPNFLFAAESADLVIGSRYCQGVNVVNWPLTRLLLSYGASIYTRMITGMPVKDPTGGFKCFRREVLEAINLNGIHSNGYSFQIELNFKTWRKKFNITEIPIIFIDRAVGNSKMSKAIVREAVWMVWRLRLQAMFGKL